The window CACCGACAACAACAAGATCAAGAGTATCAGCAAGATGGGATTTGTAATCCCTTTTGTATTTTATCCATAAAAAGCCTCTTTTACCTGCCTGATATATTGAGTCCGGTTGCAGAGATTTACACACAAGTCCTTCACACCCATTTTCAATAGCCTCAAGGAAAAAACCCTCAAGATCATCAACGTTATCAACAATTTTTCTGACAGCAAGGTTTATCCTGTCTGTTGTTTTTACAACCTTTTCAAGTGTCTGTCTTCTCTCAGGGTAAGGTTTCATTGTCAGATCTTCACCATTTAGATACATTATGTCAAAAAGGAAACCTGCTATCGGATACATCATAATATGAAATCTTGTTACATACTTCACCCTTCTGTTCATAAGATCCTGAAAAGGTCTTATCGCTCCTGAAGAAGGATCTATAACAACAGCCTCAAGCTCAAGTATATATTCCTCAGGTGTTGCCTCTTTTAAAAATTCAATAAGGTCTGGAAATTGGTGTGTTATATTCTCAAGCCTTCTTGAAAAAAGATAAAATGTATCCCCTTTCCTGTGAACCTGTATCCTCTCCCCATCATATTTGTATTCTGCTCCAGCCTTTCCACCAAGTTTCTGAAGTATAAATGAAGGAATAGCCATTCTTTCTGCAAGCATAGGTCTGATAGGTCTTCCTATCTGTATTTTTATACTTTTTACACCATTAAGCCCCTCTTTAACCAGAACAGAGGCTACATAACCAAGATCTGATGTGATATTGTAAGCCCTTTCTATTATCTCCCTGTTTTCTTTGTTTCCTGTAAATGCAATAGCAAGGGCGTCCATTATTGTGTTATCACCTATACCAAGCCTTAGCCTTTCTGTTATTGTCCTGAGAAGGAACTTCACCTCAAGGGGCGACGCTTTTTTCAAAAGTGAAACAAACAGATCCATCTTTTTCTTTGTTGAGCCGTAACCTGTGGTTTCAGCTATTTTTCTGAGGGTATTGTAAACCTCTTCAACAGTGAGTTTCTGAGAAGACTTTTTCCCTTTTTCTTCATATAAAACTTTTCCTGCATCTCCCAGATCTCCTGTTTCTATAAGTTTCTTCTGGATCTCATGCTCAGATACTCCTAAAACAGAAGAAAGGGCTTTAAGTGCTGACTTTTCACTAAAGTTATAATCAAGCCCTGTATACTCAGGGGCTATTCTTCCTATTGATAGGTATACAACTTTATCAATCAAATCCTTAGGTGTTTTTTTAAAAAGCTCAACAAGGGCATTTGTCATCTGAATTCTGCTTGTTGTTTTTTCGAGAAAATCGTAAAACTCTGCAAGTATCTGATACTCCATAATCCCCTCCTTTGTTTACTAAT is drawn from Persephonella sp. and contains these coding sequences:
- a CDS encoding ATP-dependent DNA ligase, which encodes MEYQILAEFYDFLEKTTSRIQMTNALVELFKKTPKDLIDKVVYLSIGRIAPEYTGLDYNFSEKSALKALSSVLGVSEHEIQKKLIETGDLGDAGKVLYEEKGKKSSQKLTVEEVYNTLRKIAETTGYGSTKKKMDLFVSLLKKASPLEVKFLLRTITERLRLGIGDNTIMDALAIAFTGNKENREIIERAYNITSDLGYVASVLVKEGLNGVKSIKIQIGRPIRPMLAERMAIPSFILQKLGGKAGAEYKYDGERIQVHRKGDTFYLFSRRLENITHQFPDLIEFLKEATPEEYILELEAVVIDPSSGAIRPFQDLMNRRVKYVTRFHIMMYPIAGFLFDIMYLNGEDLTMKPYPERRQTLEKVVKTTDRINLAVRKIVDNVDDLEGFFLEAIENGCEGLVCKSLQPDSIYQAGKRGFLWIKYKRDYKSHLADTLDLVVVGAFYGKGQRAGKFGSLLMACYDPETDQFKTVCKVGTGFTEDDFNKLEEILSKHQINHKHPRVNSILTADMWFEPYLVLEITGAELTLSPVHTCGWDKIKLNRGLGLRFPRFTGRYRFDKRPEDATTEKEIIEMYKNQIQIKV